The Solicola gregarius DNA window GCCGTGGATCAAGGAGAAGCTCGCCGACATGGACGCCGAGACGCCGACGATGCTGACGAACCAGCAGGGTTCCGACGAGATCCCGCTCGAGGAGATCGCCGCCGCGAACCCGGACGTGATCCTCGCGAACTACTCCGGCCTCACCCAGGCCGACTACGACACGCTGAGCGACCTCGCGCCCACCGTTGCGTACCCGGACCAGCCGTGGGCGACACCATGGCGCGACGTCGTACGCACGGTGGGCACGGCGCTCGGTAAGAAGCCCGAAGCCGAGAAGCTGATCACCGACACCGAGCGGGTCGTCGCAGACAAGGCGGCCGAGCATCCCGAGCTGAAGGGCAAGACGGTCGCTGCGGTATGGGACACAGGCGATGCGTTCTACGTCTACAAGCCCGCCGACCCGCGCGTGGAGTTCCTGACCGACCTCGGTCTGAAGAGCGCGCCGAGCGTCGACGAGCTGAGTACCGACGAGTCGACGTTCTACTACACGATGAGCTACGAGGAGCTCGACAAGCTGACCAGCGACATCCTGCTTTCGTACGCCGACTCCGACGACGCCGCGCAGACGTTCCTCGACGCGCCGTACGCGCAAGGAATGGAGCAGGTGAAGAGCGGGCACGTTGCCTCGATGACCGGCCCCGAACCAGTCGCGGCCGTGTCGCCGCCGACCGTGCTGTCGCTCACCTGGGGCATCGACGACTACCTCACGGAGCTGTCGAAGGCCGCCGCCGGCAATTGAGCCGACCCGGCGCGGTCGGGCGTCGCGCCGCGGCGCACTAGGGTGTGATCCCATGACCGCTGCGAACGCGGAGTCGAACCGCCGCGCCCAAGCCGAGATGTACGGGGAGCCTCTCGGCGACCTCATCGGCCGGTGCGCGACCGTACTCGGGCTCACCCAGGCCAAGGTCGCGAAGCTGCTGGGCATCTCGGCGCCGATGCTGTCGCAGTTGATCAACGCGCACCGGATCAAGATCGGCAATCCGGCCGCCGTGCATCGGCTGCAGGCGATGTACGCGGTCGCTCAGCGGGTCGTCGACGGTGAGGTCGCCGTCGACGACGCCGTTCGCGAGCTCGAGGCCGACCACGGCGCCGAGGGTGTCGTCACCCAGACGACGACCGTGACCGACGCCGCGGTCGCGGTGCGCGCCGTGTTCCGTACGGCCGGCTCCGCCGACGACTTCGTCGCGGCAGCCGACCTCCTGCGCGCCTCCCATCCGGCCATCGCCTCGCTGCTCGAGACGTACGGCGGGGCCCGGCATGGGTGAGGTGTTCGCCGGTCGGTACGAGTTCGTCGAGCCGATCGCCCACGGTGGCATGGGCACCGTGTGGATCGTCTGGGATATCCGCGACCGTGTCCATCGCGCCGCGAAGCTGCTGCGGCAGGCCGATGCCGGATCGCTGATCCGGTTCGTACGCGAGCAGTCGGTACGCATCGACCACGACCATCTCGTGACCCCGCGCGGCTGGTCCGCGGAGGACGACCGGGTGCTGTTCACGATGGACCTCGTACGCGGTGGCTCCGTGCACGACCTGCTCGGCGACTACGGCGCGCTCCCTGCGGCGTGGTCTGCGACGTTGTTCGACCAGCTGTTGCTGGCGCTCGAGGCGGTGCACGGTGCGGGGCTCGTCCATCGCGACGTCAAACCGGCGAACCTGCTGCTCGAGCCCACCGGCGCCGGACGCCCGCATCTGCGGCTCGGTGACTTCGGCGTCGCCGTCGCGTTGAACGAGCCGCGGCTCACCCAGGCGGCGACCGTGCTGGGTACGCCGGGCTATCGGGCACCCGAGCAGATGGCGGGCGCCGACCCGCATCCGACGCAAGACATCTGGGCGGCGGGCATCGTGCTGGCCGAGATGCTGACGGGGCGTCGCCCGCCGCTCGATGCCGCGGCGTTGCCGCCCACCCCGCCGCCGGGCGTCGACCGGACGCTGTGGCAGCTGGCGTGTGTGATGGCCGAGCCGGATCCCGAGCGTCGGCCGCCATCGGCGGCAGAAGTACGTGGCGTACTCGCGACGACGGGCCTCGTTGCCGCGCCCGACGGCGCTCCGGACAGTGCCGATGCGGAGATCGAGGTGCTCGAACAGGTCGAGGTCCCCGGCGCGGTCGCATCGCCCGACGTACGCTCGACGCCGACGGCCGAGCCGAGCGCGGCGGCGGGCGCGCCCGAGGACATGCCGGGATGGGCGGCGGGCCGGAGCACCCCGGAGCCCGCGAAATCGGAGAGCCCGCCACCGAAGGCGCGGCCGGAACCGAGCGAACCCGGCGCCGCACCGCGCTCCGATCCCGTGCGCCGGCCGCGATCGCGGGCGGCGGTACTCGGCTGGATCGCGATCGTGATCGGCATTGCCCTGGTCGCGGCGGCCGGGTGGTTGCTGATCCGGTGATCCGAGCGCGCCGCTGCGGAGTCGGTGTGGGATCGATGGACTAGGTATCCACCGATCCCACACCGACGCCGCCGAGCGGGCCTCAGCGCAGACGGGGCCGTCGCGCCAGCGCGACCGCGGTGACGCCGCCGGCGATGACCACCAGGCCGACGCCGCCGAGCAGCAGGGCGAGCATCGGAACCTCGCCGCTGGAGTCGGAGCTCGACGCGAGGTCGGTGTCGTCGCCACTGACACCCGCGCCCGCGACGTCGTCGTCACCGGCGACGGCCTCCTCGAACGATGTGTACGTGGTGTCGGCGGCCGGTGTGTTGAGGCCGTCGGACACCTCGTACTCCGGGGCGCCGTTGCCTGCCTCACCGAAGCGCTTGACCGTCAGCTCGTAGGGGATCAGGACGCCGTCCTTCATCAGGCTGAGATTGACCTCGACATACCGGTATCCGGGGAGGTCGGAGCCTGAGATGTCGGAGTCCGAGGAGTCGCGGTTCAGATACCGGACGTCTGGCGTCATCGCGCCCGTACGCCACGCGTTGTCGTCCTCGAGCCACATGTTGCCGAGCGGCGTGGTCGTCCAGTCCGACGGCTCGTCGAGCGACGTGGTGACCGAGGCCTTCGAGCGCATGGCCGTGTAGATCTCGGGCGCGAAGCCGCTGAACGCTCCGGAGTTCTCCAGCGCCGCCTTCGGCAGCTTCGCGTCGATCTGCACCTGGAGCCGCTGACCCCAGTCGACCGGGATCGCGAACACCTGGGTCTCATCCGTCTGGATGTCGAGGTCGTACGTCCCGTCCTCGAGCACCGGGGCGTTCGCGAGGCTGGTACCGGGTACGACGTCGTCCGACGCCTTGCCCGGCTCGAGCTTCGACCAGCGGGGCTGCTCGGCCGGCGGCGGGAGCTCGTCGTTCGCGTCGCCGCCGGCGAGCGGCGGCTCCTCGTACGCGATGATCTCGAACGGGCTGTGCGGGGGAGTCCAGAGTCGACCCCTCGATCTCGAGCGTGTAGAAGTCGGCGTTCTTGCACTCGGACATGTCCTGCTCGCCTGCGGTCGAGACGCTGCCGGCGAGCAGCGGCCGATCCGCGCCGATGCTGTTGGCGAACGACGTTCCGTGGCCGCACGTCACGTCGGAGTTCTCGGCCTTCAGCATCATGATGACGCCGTTGCCGAGGCTGCCGGAGGCCGTACGCGCGGTCGTTCCGACGTGCAGGATGGAGCGCGGGTCGCGTCGCTCGAAGCGGTAGAACTTCGAGTCTCCTTCGCGCGGCAGCTTGTCGAGGTACTGCCGACCGGTCTCGATCGTCGGTGCGTCGCCCGGCCGATCGGATCCGTCCACCGGCTCACCGGTGA harbors:
- a CDS encoding iron-siderophore ABC transporter substrate-binding protein, yielding MSMMKRFRPVAAVAALAGLLVLSACGSSDDGDSDSAPPDGSAAYPVTIEHALGTTTIDSEPTRVVTWGFGSTDAALALGVVPVAIPQQTYGGDDDGVLPWIKEKLADMDAETPTMLTNQQGSDEIPLEEIAAANPDVILANYSGLTQADYDTLSDLAPTVAYPDQPWATPWRDVVRTVGTALGKKPEAEKLITDTERVVADKAAEHPELKGKTVAAVWDTGDAFYVYKPADPRVEFLTDLGLKSAPSVDELSTDESTFYYTMSYEELDKLTSDILLSYADSDDAAQTFLDAPYAQGMEQVKSGHVASMTGPEPVAAVSPPTVLSLTWGIDDYLTELSKAAAGN
- a CDS encoding helix-turn-helix domain-containing protein encodes the protein MTAANAESNRRAQAEMYGEPLGDLIGRCATVLGLTQAKVAKLLGISAPMLSQLINAHRIKIGNPAAVHRLQAMYAVAQRVVDGEVAVDDAVRELEADHGAEGVVTQTTTVTDAAVAVRAVFRTAGSADDFVAAADLLRASHPAIASLLETYGGARHG
- a CDS encoding serine/threonine-protein kinase — its product is MGEVFAGRYEFVEPIAHGGMGTVWIVWDIRDRVHRAAKLLRQADAGSLIRFVREQSVRIDHDHLVTPRGWSAEDDRVLFTMDLVRGGSVHDLLGDYGALPAAWSATLFDQLLLALEAVHGAGLVHRDVKPANLLLEPTGAGRPHLRLGDFGVAVALNEPRLTQAATVLGTPGYRAPEQMAGADPHPTQDIWAAGIVLAEMLTGRRPPLDAAALPPTPPPGVDRTLWQLACVMAEPDPERRPPSAAEVRGVLATTGLVAAPDGAPDSADAEIEVLEQVEVPGAVASPDVRSTPTAEPSAAAGAPEDMPGWAAGRSTPEPAKSESPPPKARPEPSEPGAAPRSDPVRRPRSRAAVLGWIAIVIGIALVAAAGWLLIR